A genomic window from Nicotiana sylvestris chromosome 11, ASM39365v2, whole genome shotgun sequence includes:
- the LOC104227111 gene encoding transcription factor bHLH68, which produces MNRGVMQKSPVQQMMGGSPNWWNINNMRPPISHQQIAATSVPSLLAPNNNHFSPTVPLPSPPWNDNQEQLPESWSQLLLGGLVGEEEKSVHLSNMQAVKKLENNWEEQSTFLSQAADSVIDVNQKNYMYEHVNNVDFHHQTEITGKPTWSQMMPLSSPKSCVTTLSSNMLDFSNNKSDTRHPPPDHSSECNSRATSGAPNKKARVQPSSTQSTKVRKEKLGDRITALHQLVSPFGKTDTASVLLEAIGYIGFLQSQIEALSLPYLGSGSGNMRQQHQQSVQERNSLFPEDPGQLSNDNCLKRKATSEQDYHEESKDLRSRGLCLVPLSCTLQVGSDNGADYWAPAFGGGFR; this is translated from the exons ATGAATAGAGGTGTTATGCAGAAATCACCAGTGCAGCAAATGATGGGTGGAAGCCCTAACTGGTGGAATATCAATAACATGAGGCCTCCCATATCTCATCAACAAATTGCTGCTACGTCTGTTCCTTCCTTGTTGGCTCCTAATAATAATCATTTCTCTCCAACAGTGCCACTTCCTTCGCCTCCATGGAATGATAACCAAGAACAGCTTCCTGAATCATGGAGCCAATTACTTCT TGGAGGCTTGGTGGGGGAAGAAGAGAAGTCAGTACATCTGAGCAATATGCAGGCCGTCAAGAAGTTGGAAAATAATTGGGAAGAACAGTCGACGTTCCTGAGCCAGGCAGCTGATTCTGTTATAGATGTAAATCAGAAAAACTACATGTATGAACATGTCAATAATGTGGATTTCCATCACCAGACAGAAATTACTGGTAAACCTACTTGGTCACAGATGATGCCACTCTCATCTCCTAAGTCTTGTGTCACAACTTTGAGCAGTAACATGCTAGATTTTTCTAACAACAAGTCAGATACAAGACACCCACCTCCTGATCATTCATCTGAG TGCAACAGTAGAGCTACAAGCGGGGCACCTAATAAGAAAGCTAGGGTTCAACCATCTTCAACTCAGTCTACCAAG GTGAGAAAGGAAAAATTGGGGGACAGGATAACAGCCCTTCACCAACTTGTTTCCCCATTTGGGAAG actgaCACAGCTTCTGTCCTGTTGGAAGCTATAGGGTACATCGGATTCCTTCAGAGCCAAATTGAG GCCCTTAGCTTGCCGTACCTGGGCAGTGGATCAGGAAACATGAGGCAGCAACATCAACAATCT GTTCAGGAGAGGAATAGTTTATTTCCTGAAGACCCTGGTCAG CTATCGAATGACAACTGCCTGAAGAGGAAGGCAACTAGTGAGCAG GATTATCATGAAGAATCAAAGGACCTAAGGAGTAGAGGGTTGTGTCTGGTTCCATTATCATGCACACTGCAAGTTGGGAGTGACAATGGAGCAGATTATTGGGCTCCGGCATTCGGAGGAGGTTTCCGGTGA